One part of the Streptomyces lydicus genome encodes these proteins:
- a CDS encoding OB-fold nucleic acid binding domain-containing protein encodes MSAGTRPEKPAGRFRRMLDRLSSSEEELQSAELQQDAQNAGCTRICDCDDRQIVKVTGTLRHVTLRPRAGVPALEAELFDGSAALDVVWLGRRSIVGIEPGRKLIASGRVSLSHGRRVLFNPKYELRPLGQE; translated from the coding sequence ATGAGTGCTGGTACCCGACCCGAGAAGCCGGCCGGTCGCTTCCGCCGGATGCTCGACAGGCTGTCCTCCTCCGAGGAGGAGCTGCAGTCCGCCGAGCTGCAGCAGGACGCGCAGAACGCGGGGTGCACCCGTATCTGCGACTGCGACGACCGGCAGATAGTGAAGGTCACCGGCACCCTGCGGCATGTCACGCTGCGGCCGCGCGCCGGTGTGCCCGCGCTCGAGGCGGAGCTGTTCGACGGCTCCGCGGCGCTCGACGTGGTGTGGCTCGGCCGCCGCTCCATCGTCGGGATCGAGCCGGGCCGTAAGCTCATCGCCTCGGGCCGGGTCTCCTTGAGCCACGGACGCCGGGTGCTCTTCAATCCGAAGTACGAACTCCGACCGCTCGGACAGGAGTAG
- a CDS encoding DUF3159 domain-containing protein, whose amino-acid sequence MTSHDRPTTDAEGPHRPGAAADPAPGNGADGRQVTEAALFEAFGGVRGMVETVVPGLLFVAIFTVNKDLHVSAIAALAVSLVLTAVRLIRKDTVKHAFSGVFGVAFGVVFAMMTGNAKDFYLPGMLYTLGLAVAYLVTTLAGVPLIGLILGPVFKENLSWRTRNPGRKKAYAKASLAWGLILLAKCAILFPLYWWADTTQLGWVLIALKIPPFLLAVYLTWVFLVKAPPPIDVFAEMEAKEKAEEEAQERRRVERDALDRVTDDLYGDVVAEAAAERPQGPRHRR is encoded by the coding sequence GTGACGTCTCACGACCGACCGACCACTGACGCGGAAGGCCCGCACCGACCGGGCGCTGCCGCAGACCCCGCGCCGGGGAACGGCGCCGACGGCAGGCAGGTGACCGAGGCCGCGCTCTTCGAGGCGTTCGGCGGGGTCCGCGGCATGGTGGAGACCGTGGTCCCCGGCCTGCTGTTCGTGGCGATCTTCACGGTCAACAAGGACCTGCACGTCTCGGCGATCGCCGCGCTGGCCGTCTCGCTGGTGCTGACCGCCGTCCGGCTGATCCGCAAGGACACCGTCAAGCACGCCTTCAGCGGCGTCTTCGGGGTGGCCTTCGGCGTGGTCTTCGCGATGATGACCGGCAACGCCAAGGACTTCTACCTGCCGGGCATGCTCTACACCCTCGGCCTCGCGGTGGCCTACCTCGTCACCACGCTCGCCGGTGTCCCGCTGATCGGGCTGATCCTGGGGCCGGTGTTCAAGGAGAACCTCTCCTGGCGCACCCGCAACCCGGGACGCAAGAAGGCGTACGCCAAGGCCAGCCTGGCCTGGGGGCTGATTCTGCTCGCCAAGTGCGCGATCCTCTTCCCGCTGTACTGGTGGGCGGACACCACCCAGCTCGGCTGGGTGCTGATCGCGCTGAAGATCCCGCCGTTCCTGCTCGCGGTCTACCTCACCTGGGTCTTCCTGGTGAAGGCGCCGCCGCCGATCGACGTCTTCGCCGAGATGGAGGCGAAGGAGAAGGCCGAGGAGGAGGCGCAGGAGCGCCGCCGCGTCGAGCGCGACGCCCTCGACCGGGTCACCGACGACCTCTACGGGGACGTGGTGGCCGAGGCCGCCGCGGAGCGCCCGCAGGGGCCGCGCCACCGTCGCTGA
- a CDS encoding response regulator codes for MNRVLVVDDEPQIVRALVINLKARKYEVDAAPDGATALKLAAARHPDVVVLDLGLPDMDGVEVIRGLRGWTRVPILVLSARQTSDEKVEALDAGADDYVTKPFGMDELLARLRAAVRRAEPTGPADDEVIVETEGFTVDLAAKKVNRGGRDIRLTPTEWHLLEVLVRNAGRLVSQKQLLQEVWGPSYGTETNYLRVYMAQLRRKLESDPSHPKHFITEPGMGYRFEQ; via the coding sequence GTGAACCGGGTGCTTGTGGTCGATGACGAGCCGCAGATCGTCCGCGCCCTCGTGATCAACCTGAAAGCCCGCAAGTACGAGGTCGACGCGGCCCCCGACGGGGCCACCGCCCTCAAGCTCGCCGCCGCCCGCCACCCCGACGTCGTCGTCCTCGACCTCGGTCTGCCCGACATGGACGGCGTCGAGGTGATCAGGGGGCTGCGGGGCTGGACGCGGGTGCCGATCCTGGTGCTCTCCGCGCGGCAGACCTCCGACGAGAAGGTGGAGGCGCTGGACGCCGGGGCGGACGACTACGTCACCAAGCCGTTCGGGATGGACGAACTGCTGGCCCGGCTGCGGGCAGCGGTGCGCCGCGCCGAGCCGACCGGGCCGGCCGACGACGAGGTGATCGTGGAGACCGAGGGCTTCACCGTCGACCTCGCCGCCAAGAAGGTCAACCGCGGCGGGCGGGACATCCGGCTCACCCCGACCGAGTGGCACCTGCTGGAGGTCCTGGTCCGCAACGCCGGCCGGCTGGTCAGCCAGAAACAGCTCCTCCAGGAGGTCTGGGGCCCCTCGTACGGCACCGAGACCAACTACCTGCGGGTCTACATGGCCCAGCTCCGCCGGAAACTGGAGAGCGACCCCTCCCACCCGAAGCACTTCATCACCGAGCCGGGGATGGGGTATCGCTTCGAGCAGTGA
- a CDS encoding class I SAM-dependent RNA methyltransferase — MQAEPKKSLVGAEYEVEVGPVAHGGHCIARTDEGQVLFVRHALPGERVIARVTDGEEGARFLRTDAVTILEPSKDRVEAPCPFSGPGRCGGCDWQHAKPGAQRRLKGEVVAEQLMRLAGLTPEAAGWDGTVEPAPGDKVAPGEVPAWRTRVQYAVDTDGRAGLRKHRSHDIEPITHCMIAAPGVSELGIEKREWPQIATVEAIAATGSHDRQVVLTPRPGGRLPIVELDKPVSVLRIGEKDEQVHRVHGRPFVRERAAGRTWRVGNGGFWQVHPKAADLLVEAVMQGLMPKKGDMALDLYCGVGLFAGALAERVGDKGAVLGIESGKRAAEDARHNLADLDRVRIEHGKVDAILPRTGITDVDLIVLDPPRAGAGKKTVTHLASLTPRRIAYVACDPAALARDLNYFAEAGYAPRRMRAFDLFPMTHHVECVVTLERASKGA; from the coding sequence ATGCAGGCAGAACCCAAGAAGTCGCTGGTCGGCGCGGAGTACGAGGTCGAGGTCGGCCCGGTCGCACACGGCGGCCACTGCATCGCCCGCACCGACGAGGGCCAGGTCCTCTTCGTCCGCCACGCCCTCCCCGGCGAGCGCGTCATCGCCCGGGTCACCGACGGCGAGGAGGGCGCCCGCTTCCTGCGCACCGACGCCGTCACGATCCTCGAACCCTCCAAGGACCGGGTCGAGGCTCCCTGCCCCTTCTCCGGCCCCGGCCGCTGCGGCGGCTGCGACTGGCAGCACGCCAAGCCCGGCGCCCAGCGCCGCCTCAAGGGCGAGGTCGTGGCCGAGCAGCTGATGCGGCTGGCCGGACTGACCCCCGAGGCGGCCGGCTGGGACGGCACCGTCGAGCCCGCCCCCGGTGACAAGGTCGCCCCGGGCGAGGTACCGGCCTGGCGCACCCGCGTGCAGTACGCCGTCGACACCGACGGCCGCGCCGGTCTGCGCAAGCACCGCTCGCACGACATCGAGCCCATCACCCACTGCATGATCGCCGCTCCCGGGGTCTCCGAACTCGGCATCGAGAAGCGCGAGTGGCCCCAGATCGCCACCGTCGAGGCGATCGCCGCCACCGGCTCGCACGACCGCCAGGTCGTCCTCACCCCCCGCCCCGGCGGCCGCCTCCCGATCGTCGAGCTCGACAAGCCCGTCTCCGTCCTGCGCATCGGCGAAAAGGACGAGCAGGTCCACCGCGTGCACGGCCGCCCCTTCGTCCGCGAACGGGCCGCCGGCCGCACCTGGCGCGTCGGCAACGGTGGCTTCTGGCAGGTCCACCCGAAGGCCGCCGACCTCCTCGTCGAGGCCGTCATGCAGGGCCTGATGCCCAAGAAGGGCGACATGGCCCTCGACCTCTACTGCGGCGTCGGCCTCTTCGCCGGAGCCCTCGCCGAACGCGTCGGCGACAAGGGCGCGGTCCTCGGCATCGAGTCCGGCAAGCGCGCCGCCGAGGACGCCCGCCACAACCTCGCCGACCTCGACCGCGTCCGCATCGAACACGGCAAGGTCGACGCGATCCTCCCCCGCACCGGCATCACCGACGTCGACCTCATCGTCCTCGACCCCCCACGCGCCGGCGCCGGCAAAAAGACCGTCACCCACCTCGCCTCCCTCACCCCCCGCCGCATCGCCTACGTGGCCTGCGACCCGGCCGCCCTGGCCCGCGACCTCAACTACTTCGCGGAGGCGGGGTACGCGCCGCGGCGGATGCGCGCGTTCGATCTCTTCCCGATGACGCACCACGTGGAGTGCGTGGTCACTCTGGAGCGGGCGTCAAAGGGCGCCTGA
- a CDS encoding APC family permease, with amino-acid sequence MSKLTDVPKRILIGRALRSDRLGETLLPKRIALPVFASDPLSSVAYAPGEVLLVLSVAGVSAYSFSPWIAVAVVVLMFTVVASYRQNVHAYPSGGGDYEVATTNLGPKAGLTVASALLVDYVLTVAVSISSGIENLGSAIPFVVEHKTLCAIVVIVLLTLMNLRGVKESGKLFAIPTYVFVAGVFIMIAWGIIRAVVMGDTMQAPTAGYTIHAEQGGLAGFALIFLLLRAFSSGCAALTGVEAISNGVPAFRKPKSKNAATTLALMGGLAVTMFCGIIGLAMATNVRMAENPATDLLLNGKPIGSGYTQNPVISQVAEAVFGKGSFLFVVLAAATALVLFLAANTAYNGFPLLGSILAQDRYLPRQLHTRGDRLAFSNGIVLLAGAAAILVYLYGADSTRLIQLYIVGVFVSFTLSQTGMVRHWNRHLLNEKDPAKRNRMHRSRAINAFGAFFTGLVLVVVLLTKFTHGAWVALLGMVIFFVTMTAIRRHYDRVADEIAAEDTLDDDVVRPSRVHSIVLVSKVHKPTLRALNYAKLMRSDSLEAVSVDVDQADTKALREEWERRGIEVPLKVLASPYREITRPIIDYVKSLRRESPRDAVSVYIPEYVVGHWYEHLLHNQSALRLKGRLLFTPGVMVTSVPWQLDSSEAAKLRARKRAEWNAPGAVRRGPVAQPKKEKAATKK; translated from the coding sequence GTGTCCAAACTGACCGACGTGCCCAAACGGATCTTGATCGGGCGCGCACTGCGCAGCGACCGGCTCGGCGAGACCCTGCTCCCCAAGCGCATCGCACTCCCCGTCTTCGCCTCCGACCCGCTCTCCTCCGTGGCCTACGCGCCGGGCGAGGTGCTGCTCGTCCTGTCCGTCGCGGGCGTCTCTGCGTACAGCTTCAGCCCGTGGATCGCGGTCGCGGTCGTCGTGCTGATGTTCACGGTCGTCGCGTCGTACCGGCAGAACGTGCACGCCTACCCGAGCGGTGGCGGTGACTACGAGGTCGCCACCACCAACCTCGGACCCAAGGCCGGCCTCACCGTCGCCAGCGCCCTGCTGGTCGACTACGTGCTGACCGTCGCGGTCTCCATCTCCTCCGGGATCGAGAACCTGGGCTCGGCGATCCCGTTCGTCGTCGAGCACAAGACCCTCTGCGCGATCGTCGTCATCGTTCTGCTGACGCTGATGAACCTGCGCGGGGTCAAGGAGTCCGGGAAGCTCTTCGCGATCCCGACGTACGTCTTCGTGGCGGGCGTCTTCATCATGATCGCCTGGGGCATCATCCGCGCCGTGGTCATGGGCGACACCATGCAGGCCCCCACCGCGGGCTACACCATCCACGCGGAACAGGGCGGCCTGGCCGGCTTCGCGCTGATCTTCCTGCTGCTGCGCGCCTTCTCCTCCGGCTGTGCCGCGCTCACCGGCGTCGAGGCGATCTCCAACGGCGTGCCCGCGTTCCGCAAGCCCAAGTCCAAGAACGCGGCCACCACCCTCGCCCTCATGGGCGGCCTGGCCGTCACCATGTTCTGCGGCATCATCGGCCTGGCCATGGCCACCAACGTCCGGATGGCCGAGAACCCGGCCACCGACCTGCTCCTCAACGGCAAGCCGATCGGCTCCGGCTACACCCAGAACCCGGTCATCTCGCAGGTCGCCGAGGCGGTCTTCGGCAAGGGCAGCTTCCTCTTCGTCGTGCTGGCCGCCGCCACCGCGCTGGTGCTGTTCCTCGCCGCCAACACCGCCTACAACGGCTTCCCGCTGCTCGGCTCGATCCTGGCCCAGGACCGCTACCTGCCCCGCCAGCTGCACACCCGCGGAGACCGCCTGGCGTTCTCCAACGGCATCGTCCTGCTGGCCGGCGCCGCCGCGATCCTCGTCTACCTCTACGGCGCGGACTCCACCCGGCTGATCCAGCTCTACATCGTCGGCGTCTTCGTCTCCTTCACGCTCAGCCAGACCGGCATGGTCCGCCACTGGAACCGGCATCTGCTGAACGAGAAGGACCCGGCCAAGCGCAACCGGATGCACCGCTCGCGCGCCATCAACGCCTTCGGTGCCTTCTTCACCGGCCTCGTCCTCGTCGTCGTGCTGCTGACGAAGTTCACCCACGGCGCCTGGGTGGCCCTGCTCGGCATGGTCATCTTCTTCGTCACCATGACCGCGATCCGCCGCCACTACGACCGGGTCGCCGACGAGATCGCCGCCGAGGACACCCTCGACGACGACGTCGTACGCCCCTCCCGGGTGCACTCCATCGTCCTGGTCTCCAAGGTCCACAAGCCCACGCTCCGGGCCCTGAACTACGCCAAGCTGATGCGCTCCGACAGCCTCGAAGCGGTCAGCGTGGACGTCGACCAGGCCGACACCAAGGCCCTGCGGGAGGAGTGGGAGCGCCGCGGCATCGAGGTCCCGCTGAAGGTCCTGGCCTCGCCCTACCGCGAGATCACCCGCCCGATCATCGACTACGTGAAGTCCCTGCGCCGGGAGAGCCCGCGCGACGCCGTCTCCGTCTACATCCCCGAGTACGTCGTCGGCCACTGGTACGAGCACCTGCTGCACAACCAGTCCGCGCTGCGCCTCAAGGGCCGCCTGCTCTTCACCCCGGGCGTCATGGTCACCTCGGTGCCCTGGCAGCTGGACTCCTCCGAGGCCGCCAAGCTGCGCGCCCGCAAGCGCGCCGAGTGGAACGCGCCGGGTGCGGTGCGCCGCGGCCCGGTCGCCCAGCCGAAGAAGGAAAAGGCAGCGACCAAGAAGTAG
- a CDS encoding potassium channel family protein translates to MHIVIMGCGRVGSALAQTLESQGHTIAVIDQDPTAFRRLGSSFGGRRVTGVGFDQDTLREAGIEEAGAFAAVSSGDNSNIIAARVAREMFGVENVAARIYDPRRAEVYQRLGIPTVATVRWTADQMLRRLLPSGAEPLWRDPSGGVQLAEVHTSPAWVGHKISKLQEQTGVRVAFLTRLGEAMLPTSQTVLQEGDLVHVMMRTDEVEKVEAAFATGPEEAHA, encoded by the coding sequence ATGCACATCGTCATCATGGGGTGCGGGCGGGTGGGCTCCGCGCTCGCGCAGACCCTGGAGAGCCAGGGTCACACCATCGCGGTGATCGACCAGGACCCGACCGCGTTCCGTCGCCTCGGCTCCTCGTTCGGCGGGCGCCGGGTGACCGGCGTCGGCTTCGACCAGGACACCCTGCGCGAGGCCGGCATCGAGGAGGCGGGTGCCTTCGCGGCCGTCTCCAGCGGTGACAACTCCAACATCATCGCCGCCCGGGTGGCCCGCGAGATGTTCGGCGTCGAGAACGTCGCGGCCCGCATCTACGACCCGCGCCGTGCCGAGGTCTACCAGCGCCTGGGCATCCCCACCGTCGCCACCGTCCGCTGGACGGCCGACCAGATGCTGCGCCGGCTGCTGCCGTCGGGCGCCGAGCCGCTGTGGCGGGACCCGAGCGGTGGCGTCCAGCTCGCCGAGGTGCACACCTCCCCCGCCTGGGTCGGGCACAAGATCAGCAAGCTGCAGGAGCAGACCGGTGTCCGCGTCGCGTTCCTCACCCGGCTGGGTGAGGCGATGCTGCCGACCTCGCAGACAGTGCTGCAGGAAGGCGACCTGGTGCACGTCATGATGCGCACCGACGAGGTCGAGAAGGTCGAAGCGGCATTCGCCACGGGTCCCGAGGAGGCGCACGCATGA
- a CDS encoding NAD(P)-binding protein has translation MVVCGDDALAHRLATELRDVYGERVTLVVPSAREPHRPRIPPPSRALDRATALLGRVSAAMTRTGPLPSEAPVDGGDGEAPEETVRILESAQPDDVALSEAGVAGAEALALVYDDDELNIHAALRARRLNPRLRLVIRLYNRKLGQHLEELLDQAAAVAAQGVGETDGAVDGGNSGIDASTTVLSDADTVAPALAATAVAGTSKVIEADGLLLRAVERAPVPPGRAGDPGLCTLALLSPSAGDPASAARPADATRPAAGDEGPVLLPDDAAAAEAVGCGSVVLETVSYTGRPVRRRRLRGRGAPLASLFSRRLRWSLAGIVGAVLALAVASWITIGENPVHAAYLTLLDLFAINDPAIDGPLPRKILQLLSGLTGLLLLPVLVAAAFEGLGTFRSASALRRPPRGLSGHVVLLGLGKVGTRVLARLHEMGTPVVCIEADPDARGIALARRLRVPTVLGDVTHEGVLEAALTERAAGLLALTSEDTTNLEAALYARSVNPQLRVTLRLFDDRFATAVYRTLRAAHPRALTRSRSTSFLAAPAFAGAMMGRQILGAIPVERRVLLVARVEARGHAALEGRTVGEVRRPGWLRVLAVDTSAPDDPEPATAAAPPPEQEREPAHLVHELGNDYVLRPQDRVLLVATRQALGDLHSRRARPAGTGAPRG, from the coding sequence ATGGTGGTCTGCGGCGACGATGCGCTCGCGCACCGGCTCGCCACCGAGCTCCGGGACGTCTACGGCGAACGGGTGACGCTGGTCGTCCCCTCCGCCAGGGAGCCGCACCGCCCCCGGATCCCACCGCCGTCCCGCGCCCTCGACCGGGCCACCGCTCTGCTCGGCAGGGTCTCGGCGGCGATGACGCGCACCGGGCCGCTGCCCTCCGAGGCGCCCGTCGACGGCGGCGACGGCGAGGCCCCGGAGGAGACCGTACGGATCCTGGAGTCGGCGCAGCCGGACGACGTGGCGCTGAGCGAGGCGGGCGTCGCCGGGGCGGAGGCACTGGCCCTGGTCTACGACGACGACGAACTCAACATCCACGCGGCGCTGCGGGCCCGTCGCCTCAATCCCCGGCTGCGGCTGGTCATCCGCCTCTACAACCGCAAACTGGGCCAGCACCTGGAGGAGTTGCTGGACCAGGCCGCGGCGGTCGCGGCACAGGGCGTGGGGGAGACCGACGGCGCGGTGGACGGCGGCAATTCCGGAATCGACGCCTCCACGACCGTGCTGTCCGACGCGGACACCGTCGCCCCCGCCCTGGCGGCCACCGCGGTCGCCGGCACCAGCAAGGTCATCGAGGCGGACGGTCTGCTGCTGCGGGCCGTGGAACGCGCCCCGGTGCCCCCGGGCCGGGCCGGCGATCCCGGTCTGTGCACCCTCGCGCTGCTCTCCCCGTCCGCCGGCGACCCCGCGTCCGCCGCGCGCCCGGCCGACGCGACACGGCCGGCAGCCGGCGACGAGGGGCCGGTCCTGCTGCCGGACGACGCCGCGGCGGCTGAGGCCGTCGGCTGCGGCAGCGTCGTCCTGGAGACCGTCTCCTACACCGGGCGGCCGGTGCGCCGCCGCCGGCTGCGCGGCCGCGGCGCACCGCTCGCCTCGCTCTTCTCCCGGCGGCTGCGCTGGTCGCTGGCCGGCATCGTCGGAGCGGTGCTGGCGCTGGCCGTCGCCTCCTGGATCACCATCGGCGAGAACCCGGTGCACGCCGCCTACCTCACGCTGCTGGACCTCTTCGCGATCAACGATCCGGCGATCGACGGACCGCTGCCCCGCAAGATCCTGCAACTGCTGTCCGGGCTGACCGGGCTGTTGCTGCTGCCGGTGCTGGTCGCGGCGGCGTTCGAGGGGCTGGGCACCTTCCGCAGCGCCTCGGCGCTGCGGCGGCCACCGCGCGGGCTGTCGGGGCACGTGGTGCTGCTCGGCCTCGGCAAGGTCGGCACCCGGGTCCTGGCCCGGCTGCACGAGATGGGCACCCCCGTCGTGTGCATCGAGGCGGACCCCGACGCGCGGGGCATCGCGCTGGCCCGGCGGCTGCGGGTGCCGACCGTCCTGGGGGACGTCACGCATGAAGGGGTCCTGGAGGCGGCGCTGACCGAACGCGCCGCCGGCCTGCTCGCCCTGACCAGCGAGGACACCACCAACCTGGAGGCCGCCCTCTACGCCCGCTCGGTCAACCCGCAGCTGCGGGTCACGCTCCGGCTGTTCGACGACCGGTTCGCCACCGCCGTGTACCGCACCCTGCGCGCCGCCCACCCGCGGGCGCTGACCCGCAGCCGCAGCACCTCGTTCCTGGCCGCGCCCGCCTTCGCCGGCGCGATGATGGGCCGGCAGATCCTGGGCGCCATTCCCGTCGAGCGCCGGGTGCTGCTGGTCGCCCGGGTCGAGGCCCGCGGCCACGCCGCGCTGGAGGGCCGTACGGTCGGCGAGGTGCGGCGCCCCGGGTGGCTGCGGGTGCTGGCGGTGGACACCTCCGCGCCCGACGACCCGGAACCGGCCACCGCGGCCGCCCCGCCACCGGAGCAGGAGCGCGAGCCGGCACACCTCGTGCACGAACTGGGCAACGACTACGTGCTGCGGCCCCAGGACCGGGTGCTGCTGGTCGCCACCCGCCAGGCGCTGGGTGACCTGCACTCCCGGCGCGCGCGACCGGCCGGCACCGGGGCACCGCGGGGATGA
- a CDS encoding potassium channel family protein: MRVAIAGAGAVGRSIAGELLENGHEILLIDKAPTAISVERVPLAEWLLADACEITSLDEAALQRCNVVIAATGDDKVNLVVSLLAKTEYGVPRVVARVNNPKNEWLFNEAWGVDVAVSTPRLMSALVEEAVSVGDLVRLLRFSHGDANLVELTLPPEAALSGTRVGDVAWPEDTSLVTIIRGTRVLTPSKDDVLEAGDELLFVAAQSREEQLEDLLSVRREES; this comes from the coding sequence ATGAGGGTCGCGATTGCGGGTGCCGGCGCGGTGGGTCGTTCCATCGCCGGCGAGCTCCTCGAAAACGGTCACGAGATCCTGCTCATCGACAAGGCGCCGACCGCCATCTCGGTCGAGCGGGTGCCGCTGGCGGAGTGGCTGCTGGCCGACGCCTGTGAGATCACCTCGCTCGACGAGGCGGCGCTGCAGCGCTGCAACGTCGTGATCGCGGCGACCGGCGACGACAAGGTCAACCTGGTCGTGTCGCTGCTCGCCAAGACCGAGTACGGCGTGCCCCGGGTGGTCGCCCGGGTCAACAACCCGAAGAACGAGTGGCTGTTCAACGAGGCGTGGGGCGTGGACGTCGCGGTCTCGACGCCGCGCCTGATGTCGGCGCTGGTCGAGGAGGCGGTGAGCGTCGGCGACCTGGTACGGCTGCTGCGCTTCAGCCACGGCGACGCCAACCTCGTCGAACTGACGCTGCCGCCCGAGGCCGCGCTGTCCGGCACCCGGGTCGGGGACGTGGCATGGCCCGAGGACACCTCGCTGGTCACCATCATCCGCGGCACGCGGGTGCTCACGCCCAGCAAGGACGACGTGCTGGAGGCCGGCGACGAGCTGCTGTTCGTCGCGGCGCAGTCGCGCGAGGAGCAGCTGGAGGACCTGCTGTCGGTGCGGCGCGAGGAGTCGTGA